From the genome of Sulfitobacter sp. DSM 110093, one region includes:
- a CDS encoding PRC-barrel domain-containing protein yields MTDTTAPASLVSSNNVNGTAVFSADGTEIGHIDHLMIDKKSGKVAYAVMGFGGFLGIGEEHYPVPWNALDYDPARDGFMTNIDETTVKGAPERTDSWYSDRAWQERTFDHYGVPYYWL; encoded by the coding sequence ATGACCGACACCACAGCACCCGCATCGCTGGTTTCCTCAAACAATGTGAACGGCACTGCCGTTTTCAGCGCGGATGGGACCGAAATCGGCCATATCGACCACCTGATGATCGATAAGAAATCCGGCAAAGTCGCCTATGCCGTTATGGGTTTCGGCGGCTTTCTGGGCATAGGCGAAGAACACTATCCTGTGCCATGGAACGCGCTGGACTATGACCCAGCCCGCGATGGTTTCATGACAAACATTGACGAGACGACAGTCAAAGGCGCACCAGAGCGTACCGACAGTTGGTACAGCGACCGCGCATGGCAAGAACGTACCTTTGATCATTACGGGGTGCCTTATTACTGGCTTTGA
- the uvrB gene encoding excinuclease ABC subunit UvrB, which yields MPYAQTDKSEGMPLLANPAPDVRSRPKLEGGHSFKLVTEFDPAGDQPTAIKELTEGVNAGERDQVLLGATGTGKTFTMAKVIEETQRPAIILAPNKTLAAQLYGEFKGFFPDNAVEYFVSYYDYYQPEAYVARSDTFIEKESQINEQIDRMRHSATRALLERDDVIIVASVSCIYGIGSVETYGAMTQDLKAGESYDQRKVIADLVAQQYKRNDAAFQRGSFRVRGDSLEIFPAHLDDRAWRLSFFGEELESITEFDPLTGEKTDTFDQIRVYANSHYVTPKPTMSQAIIGIKKELRTRLDQLVADGKLLEAQRLEQRTNFDIEMLEATGVCNGIENYSRYLTGRAPGEPPPTLFEFIPDNAIVFADESHVSVPQIGGMYKGDYRRKFTLAEHGFRLPSCMDNRPLKFEEWDAMRPQSVFVSATPAAWEIEQTGGVFTEQIIRPTGLIDPQIEIRPVEMQVDDLLDEVRKVAADGYRTLCTVLTKRMAEDLTEYMHEQGIRVRYMHSDIDTIERIEILRDLRLGAFDVLIGINLLREGLDIPECGLVAILDADKEGFLRSETSLIQTIGRAARNAEGRVIMYADRITGSMERAMGETDRRRVKQLAYNEEHGITPATVKKNVDDILAGLYKGDVDMNRVTAKVDNPLAGGNLQTVLDGLRVDMRKAAENLEFEEAARLRDEVKRLEAVDLAVADDPMARQQAVDRAVDAAQKASGRSTSGRGGMRGGNVKRRKR from the coding sequence ATGCCCTATGCCCAGACCGATAAATCAGAGGGGATGCCGCTTTTGGCAAACCCCGCCCCTGATGTACGCAGCCGCCCCAAGCTTGAGGGCGGGCATAGCTTTAAACTGGTCACTGAGTTTGATCCGGCGGGGGACCAGCCGACTGCGATCAAAGAGTTGACCGAGGGCGTGAACGCGGGTGAGCGCGATCAGGTGCTGCTGGGCGCCACCGGCACGGGCAAGACCTTTACCATGGCCAAGGTTATTGAGGAAACGCAGCGTCCGGCAATCATCCTTGCGCCCAATAAAACGCTCGCGGCCCAGCTTTACGGGGAGTTCAAAGGGTTCTTCCCCGACAACGCCGTGGAATATTTCGTTTCCTACTACGACTACTACCAGCCCGAGGCCTATGTCGCGCGGTCGGATACTTTCATCGAGAAGGAATCCCAGATCAACGAACAGATCGACCGGATGCGCCACTCCGCCACCCGGGCGCTCTTGGAGCGTGACGACGTGATTATTGTCGCCTCGGTGTCGTGTATTTATGGTATCGGTAGCGTCGAGACCTATGGCGCGATGACCCAAGATCTGAAAGCGGGTGAAAGCTACGACCAGCGCAAAGTCATCGCCGATCTGGTGGCGCAGCAGTACAAACGCAATGACGCGGCCTTCCAACGTGGTTCATTCCGGGTACGCGGCGACAGTCTCGAAATCTTCCCTGCCCACCTTGATGACCGCGCATGGCGGCTGTCCTTCTTTGGTGAAGAGTTGGAGAGCATCACCGAATTCGACCCGCTCACGGGCGAAAAGACCGACACTTTCGACCAAATCCGCGTCTATGCGAACAGCCACTATGTAACGCCCAAACCAACGATGTCTCAGGCGATCATCGGCATCAAGAAAGAGCTGCGCACACGGCTGGATCAACTGGTCGCCGACGGCAAACTGCTGGAAGCGCAGCGGCTGGAGCAACGGACGAACTTCGACATCGAGATGCTGGAGGCCACCGGCGTCTGCAATGGGATCGAGAACTACTCGCGCTACCTCACAGGCCGCGCGCCGGGCGAGCCGCCCCCCACCCTGTTCGAATTCATCCCTGACAACGCCATCGTCTTCGCGGATGAAAGCCACGTCTCGGTCCCGCAGATCGGCGGCATGTACAAGGGCGACTATCGGCGCAAATTTACGCTCGCCGAACATGGCTTCCGCCTGCCATCCTGTATGGACAACCGCCCCCTCAAGTTCGAGGAATGGGACGCGATGCGCCCGCAGTCGGTCTTTGTCTCGGCCACGCCCGCGGCGTGGGAAATCGAGCAAACAGGCGGGGTATTCACCGAACAGATCATTCGCCCGACAGGTCTGATCGACCCGCAAATTGAGATTCGCCCGGTTGAAATGCAGGTCGACGATCTGCTTGATGAGGTGCGCAAAGTCGCCGCCGATGGCTACCGGACCCTGTGTACCGTGCTAACCAAGCGGATGGCCGAAGACCTGACCGAATACATGCACGAACAGGGCATCCGCGTGCGCTACATGCACTCTGACATCGACACGATTGAGCGGATCGAGATCCTGCGCGACTTGCGTTTGGGCGCCTTTGACGTGTTGATCGGGATCAACCTGTTGCGCGAAGGGCTCGACATCCCCGAATGTGGGCTAGTGGCCATTCTGGATGCAGACAAGGAGGGCTTCCTGCGCTCTGAAACCTCGCTCATCCAGACCATTGGTCGGGCCGCGCGAAACGCCGAAGGGCGCGTGATCATGTATGCCGACCGCATCACCGGCAGTATGGAACGGGCGATGGGTGAAACCGACCGCCGCCGTGTCAAGCAGCTGGCCTACAACGAAGAACACGGCATCACGCCCGCCACGGTCAAAAAGAACGTCGATGACATTCTGGCCGGGCTCTACAAGGGTGATGTCGATATGAACCGGGTCACTGCCAAGGTCGACAACCCCCTAGCGGGCGGCAACCTTCAAACTGTGCTTGATGGGCTTAGGGTCGACATGCGCAAAGCTGCCGAGAACCTTGAGTTCGAAGAGGCCGCAAGGCTGCGCGATGAGGTCAAGCGACTGGAAGCAGTCGATCTGGCTGTGGCTGACGATCCGATGGCCCGCCAACAAGCGGTAGACCGCGCTGTCGATGCCGCTCAAAAAGCGTCGGGGCGCAGTACCTCTGGCCGAGGCGGCATGCGCGGCGGCAACGTGAAACGGCGCAAACGGTAA
- a CDS encoding aminotransferase class V-fold PLP-dependent enzyme — protein sequence MIQDNLALIAEIRGRFAHVDSCPFEGPRVFFENAGGALTLKSVGETSAKYALIPDNQGRDNPAAEALTVVIEKAKADLALLMNPVSGQFIFGETGTELLFRMIRVACLDAPKGSKIIGSSIEHPASRSAGYHWAEITGMDYVNVPHDAPNGLVTAEDYASLMTPDVAVATILHASPVTGTGMDVAEISKAIRSVAPDCVIIVDGIQHAAHGQLDLAAYNVDGYAIAPYKVFSRHGHGIAWISDKMTAMSHEVLMGAPAAGWELGTRDAGASAAISDVVAYFDWLGGEVSNESEPRKRIEAAGRAIHDYETHLTNALINGTGNLPGLRVMDGVTILSGADNPAREGTVSFVIDGHPSPEIVTILKNQGIRTHARSADHYSGNVLKPLNMTDCIRISMCHYNTTQEVAQVLGAINEIVNQTHN from the coding sequence ATGATCCAAGATAACCTCGCCCTCATCGCAGAAATACGTGGTCGCTTTGCCCATGTCGACAGTTGCCCGTTCGAGGGACCACGCGTCTTTTTCGAGAATGCAGGTGGTGCGCTGACGCTAAAATCAGTGGGTGAGACCTCGGCCAAATACGCGCTGATTCCCGACAATCAGGGGCGCGATAATCCGGCGGCTGAGGCACTTACGGTTGTGATCGAAAAGGCGAAGGCTGATCTGGCCTTGTTGATGAATCCTGTTTCAGGTCAGTTCATTTTTGGTGAAACCGGAACCGAGCTTTTGTTCCGTATGATCCGTGTCGCCTGTCTTGATGCACCGAAGGGGTCCAAGATCATCGGCAGTTCTATTGAACACCCCGCCAGCCGAAGCGCCGGATATCACTGGGCTGAGATTACTGGAATGGATTATGTGAATGTACCGCATGATGCTCCCAACGGTCTTGTCACCGCTGAAGATTATGCGTCCTTGATGACGCCAGACGTAGCGGTAGCGACAATTCTGCATGCCTCACCTGTAACGGGCACGGGAATGGATGTGGCCGAAATTTCCAAAGCGATCCGTTCAGTGGCACCAGATTGTGTGATCATTGTTGATGGCATTCAACATGCTGCACATGGTCAGTTAGACTTGGCAGCTTACAATGTAGATGGCTATGCGATTGCGCCCTACAAGGTTTTTTCGCGCCACGGACATGGCATCGCGTGGATTTCGGACAAGATGACCGCGATGTCGCATGAAGTTCTCATGGGTGCGCCTGCTGCTGGCTGGGAATTAGGCACACGCGACGCTGGAGCTTCTGCAGCAATCTCGGATGTTGTCGCCTACTTCGATTGGTTGGGAGGAGAGGTTTCTAACGAGTCCGAACCTCGAAAGCGGATCGAAGCTGCGGGTCGGGCTATTCACGACTACGAAACTCATCTGACAAATGCTCTGATAAATGGAACAGGCAATCTTCCCGGGCTTCGGGTTATGGACGGTGTTACAATTCTGTCCGGTGCAGATAATCCAGCCCGTGAGGGTACGGTTTCATTTGTGATCGACGGACACCCATCCCCTGAGATTGTAACAATCTTAAAAAATCAGGGAATTCGCACGCACGCCCGCTCAGCAGACCACTACAGCGGCAACGTTCTTAAGCCGTTAAATATGACGGACTGCATTCGTATTTCCATGTGCCATTACAACACCACGCAAGAAGTTGCTCAAGTGTTGGGTGCAATAAACGAGATCGTCAATCAGACGCACAACTAA
- a CDS encoding ETC complex I subunit, producing MRARIYQPARTAMSSGTAKTRVWLLEFSPAEARSVDPLMGWTSSDDTQSQVRLQFDTREAAEEYARDHGIDAQVQLPNKRKPNIRAGGYGENFATGRRGAWTH from the coding sequence ATGCGTGCACGTATCTACCAACCCGCCCGTACAGCGATGTCCTCCGGCACGGCCAAGACCCGTGTCTGGCTGCTTGAGTTTTCGCCAGCGGAAGCACGCAGCGTTGATCCTTTGATGGGGTGGACATCGTCGGATGACACGCAAAGCCAAGTGCGCTTGCAGTTCGACACCCGCGAAGCTGCCGAAGAATACGCCCGCGATCACGGGATCGATGCGCAGGTGCAACTGCCGAACAAGCGCAAACCTAACATCCGCGCGGGCGGCTACGGTGAGAATTTCGCGACCGGGCGTCGTGGGGCGTGGACGCACTGA
- a CDS encoding PLDc N-terminal domain-containing protein has translation MEYGLLGLIVLIADIYAIYQVITSSASGAAKIAWVLGIIILPVLGFIVWLIAGPRGNKAHV, from the coding sequence ATGGAATATGGACTTTTAGGGCTTATCGTCCTCATCGCCGACATCTACGCCATCTATCAGGTCATCACCTCCAGCGCCTCGGGCGCAGCCAAGATTGCTTGGGTATTGGGGATCATCATCCTGCCAGTGCTGGGCTTCATCGTCTGGCTAATTGCAGGCCCACGCGGCAACAAAGCCCACGTGTGA
- a CDS encoding antifreeze protein — protein sequence MNPFALFAMQSQLTALAVETQIVMSLRILAMAGALPARPGENNRMVAEKGPAMVKAFSAGTQAAMLGKSPDQIMNASLAPLARKVRQNRKRLMK from the coding sequence ATGAACCCCTTCGCCCTTTTCGCTATGCAGAGCCAGCTCACCGCGCTGGCAGTTGAAACCCAAATCGTCATGTCCTTGCGCATCTTGGCCATGGCAGGTGCCCTTCCGGCCCGCCCCGGCGAGAATAACCGCATGGTCGCCGAGAAAGGCCCGGCCATGGTCAAAGCCTTCAGCGCTGGCACACAGGCAGCGATGCTGGGCAAAAGCCCGGATCAGATTATGAACGCTTCGCTCGCCCCATTGGCCCGCAAGGTGCGGCAGAATCGCAAGCGGCTGATGAAGTAG
- a CDS encoding LysR family transcriptional regulator, which produces MGVTHNQLIAMLAVVDCGTFDRAAGKLNLTQSTITKRVQELEASMGFSVFDRSKRQAILTIQGEQFVSLARDTVASFENLTSFNPDKKAAFSHIRLGVTELSSLTWLPKFLESSFAENPNIQFELTIDMSRSLLGSLEDGELDIIVVPEMPFQSNAHVQQIVGVEIALIGKPGLVPTGRKIEVSNLREFEIITQGKTSGFSKSIRDWFSSYGLSTRNNVRVDSLHAMVGLAAAGRGVCIAPRDYLVPLIESGRVAEILTKPKLPAVNYCVMHYPTTHEQLFSRVENDIKCAVDFSTPYFI; this is translated from the coding sequence ATGGGTGTTACGCACAATCAACTCATTGCGATGCTGGCAGTTGTTGACTGCGGAACCTTTGACAGAGCGGCGGGAAAGCTAAACCTTACGCAATCAACGATCACCAAAAGGGTTCAGGAGCTTGAGGCTTCGATGGGCTTCTCGGTTTTCGACCGATCCAAACGACAAGCTATACTGACGATTCAGGGTGAACAATTTGTCAGCCTCGCGCGCGACACCGTGGCCAGTTTTGAAAACCTGACCTCATTTAACCCAGATAAAAAAGCGGCCTTCTCGCATATCAGACTTGGCGTGACCGAGCTTTCAAGCCTGACTTGGCTGCCAAAATTCCTTGAGAGTTCTTTTGCGGAAAATCCAAATATCCAGTTCGAGCTGACCATCGACATGAGTCGAAGTTTATTAGGCAGCCTTGAAGATGGAGAACTCGACATCATTGTGGTTCCGGAAATGCCGTTTCAGTCCAACGCCCATGTGCAGCAGATCGTCGGCGTTGAGATTGCACTGATAGGAAAACCAGGGCTTGTTCCGACAGGAAGAAAAATCGAGGTTTCAAACCTGCGGGAATTTGAAATCATTACACAAGGAAAAACATCTGGGTTCTCGAAAAGTATCCGCGACTGGTTTTCCAGTTATGGGCTGTCGACTCGAAACAACGTTCGAGTGGACAGCCTTCACGCGATGGTTGGATTGGCAGCTGCAGGTCGAGGTGTTTGCATAGCTCCCAGAGACTACCTTGTACCATTGATTGAAAGTGGGCGGGTGGCGGAGATATTGACCAAACCCAAGTTGCCAGCAGTGAATTATTGCGTGATGCATTACCCTACAACACACGAACAGTTGTTTTCTCGGGTTGAGAACGACATCAAGTGCGCAGTGGATTTCAGCACACCATATTTCATATAG